Proteins from a genomic interval of Echeneis naucrates chromosome 21, fEcheNa1.1, whole genome shotgun sequence:
- the LOC115062145 gene encoding probable ribonuclease ZC3H12C → MGLKDHLEDGTGHILSLELDLDYLHVEGAERQGGLSPTTGARNIGVGAGAPGSSSNSAAGSSASFSTHSGYSSSSSNFSEESAVSDSDDERLQNGPGSQSENPRHKSSSFRQPVRLDLTLNHAETETPPSTDPVTDCRSKVEFALKLGYSEELVLLVLRKLGRDALINDVLGELVKLGTKTEREQQGGPTVSQPPATSPSSLDSCRLLCPMELLEEKENLRPVVVDGSNVAMSHGNKEVFSCQGIQLAVDWFLERGHRDITVFVPAWRKEQSRPDALITDQEILRRLEKEKILVFTPSRRVQGRRVVCYDDRFIVKLAYESDGIIVSNDNYRDLANEKPEWKKFIDERLLMYSFVNDKFMPPDDPLGRHGPSLENFLRKKPVVPEHRKQPCPYGKKCTYGHKCKFYHPERGSQPQRAVADELRATAKISSAASRGLLEDVLMMKSQSSGQGLPEAESSRGTPKKQPNPSPRSSFSDLQEDRLRAQSKAEGRRGSNGSSSSFLGHPAPGGPPSSGNLDCMDLPGGGGTRIAAASGPSPADNFRRCESPELGYSSLVKAYTGLSLVVPQSPECFFPADLRVGSLPSDCSSEGSVSSDSFSPDPLLDDGPKCQYHHHHHCSGQYNHPVTRVPPGLGQHAPRGYQALQRPHGFGLESSSPAISQASTRPFKAPSAYIPPRPQPPGDFPARPPCLPQTPPSHSHSQSSPIGHSRMGSLWQDGGLQDPRMFEGSPLYSRRNYAGLNQQPQHHINWDVHYQPSPKPCYDPFTFQSHPDVLEKDRHSLWGRPVHVSPRGLSTSSLPSFSPHKSQPQHQEPPVLGRYQDVREKMFVNLCCIFPPDLVRTVMARNPHVTDAQELAAAILLEKSQLGS, encoded by the exons ATGGGCCTGAAGGACCATCTGGAGGATGGGACGGGCCACATCCTCAGCCTGGAGCTGGATCTGGACTACCTCCACGTGGAAGGTGCAGAGCGGCAGGGCGGCCTGAGTCCCACGACGGGTGCTAGAAACATAGGAGTCGGAGCTGGTGCCCCCGGCAGCAGCAGTAACAGTGCTGCTGGCAGCAGCGCCAGTTTTAGTACCCATTcgggctacagcagcagcagcagcaacttcTCCGAGGAGAGCGCCGTGTCCGACAGCGACGACGAGCGACTCCAGAATGGGCCTGGGTCTCAATCTGAAAATCCTCGTCACAAGTCCTCCTCATTCCGTCAGCCAGTCAGGCTGGACCTGACGCTAAACCACGCAGAGACAGAAACGCCACCGTCGACTGACCCCGTCACAGACTGCCGCTCCAAGGTGGAGTTCGCTCTCAAGCTGGGTTACTCGGAggagctggtgctgctggtgctcAGGAAACTGGGCAGGGACGCTCTCATCAATGACGTCCTGGGAGAGCTGGTCAAACTGGGAACcaagacagagagggagcagcagggAGGTCCGACTGTGTCCCAGCCTCCCGCCACCTCTCCGTCCTCTCTGGACTCCTGCCGCCTGTTGTGTCcgatggagctgctggaggaaaaagagaacCTTCGGCCTGTTGTGGTGGACGGGAGCAACGTAGCAAtgag TCACGGGAATAAGGAGGTGTTCTCCTGTCAGGGCATCCAGCTGGCTGTGGATTGGTTCTTGGAGCGAGGTCACCGTGACATCACAGTGTTTGTTCCTGCCTGGAGGAAGGAGCAGTCACGACCCGACGCTCTCATCACAG aCCAAGAGATCCTGCGGAGACTCGAGAAGGAGAAGATCCTGGTCTTCACCCCGTCTCGCCGCGTTCAGGGGCGCCGTGTTGTTTGCTACGACGACCGCTTCATAGTCAAACTGGCCTACGAGTCGGACGGCATCATCGTGTCCAATGACAACTACCGTGATCTGGCCAATGAGAAGCCAGAGTGGAAGAAGTTCATTGATGAGCGTCTGCTGATGTACTCGTTTGTAAATGATAA ATTCATGCCGCCAGATGACCCACTGGGCCGCCACGGACCCAGTCTGGAGAACTTCCTGAGGAAGAAGCCTGTTGTCCCTGAACACAGGAAGCAGCCGTGTCCTTATG GGAAAAAGTGCACATACGGTCACAAGTGTAAGTTTTACCACCCTGAGAGGGGCAGCCAGCCCCAGCGTGCCGTGGCCGATGAGCTCCGCGCCACCGCCAAAATATCGTCGGCAGCTTCCAGAGGCCTGTTGGAAGACGTCCTGATGATGAAGAGCCAAAGTTCTGGTCAGGGACTGCCCGAGGCTGAGTCCAGCCGGGGGACGCCAAAGAAACAGCCCAACCCGAGTCCCCGAAGCTCCTTCAGCGACCTCCAGGAGGACCGACTCCGGGCCCAGTCCAAAGCTGAGGGACGTAGAGGAAGcaacggcagcagcagcagttttctggGGCATCCAGCTCCGGGGGGGCCCCCTTCATCGGGAAACCTGGACTGCATGGACTTACCTGGGGGTGGCGGCACCAGGATCGCTGCAGCCTCGGGACCAAGCCCGGCCGACAACTTCCGCAGATGTGAGTCCCCAGAGCTGGGCTACAGCTCTCTGGTAAAGGCCTACACAGGCCTCAGTCTGGTGGTCCCTCAGAGTCCTGAGTGCTTCTTCCCGGCCGATCTGCGAGTCGGATCGTTGCCGTCGGACTGCAGCAGCGAAGGCAGCGTCAGCTCGGACTCTTTCTCACCCGACCCTCTGTTAGATGATGGCCCAAAATGCCAatatcaccaccatcatcactgCTCAGGTCAGTACAACCACCCCGTGACCCGAGTCCCACCCGGACTGGGCCAACACGCTCCCCGTGGGTATCAAGCTCTGCAGAGACCACATGGCTTTGGCCTGGAAAGCTCTTCTCCTGCCATCTCTCAAGCTTCCACACGTCCGTTCAAAGCCCCCTCTGCCTACATCCCTCCCCGACCCCAGCCTCCAGGAGATTTCCCAGCCCGTCCACCGTGTCTGCCCCAAACTCCCCCCTCACACTCCCACTCTCAGAGCTCTCCCATCGGCCACAGTCGGATGGGCTCCCTTTGGCAGGACGGCGGACTCCAGGACCCCCGAATGTTCGAAGGCTCGCCTCTTTACTCAAGGAGAAACTACGCAGGACTAAACCAACAACCGCAGCATCACATTAACTGGGACGTCCACTACCAGCCGTCCCCGAAGCCCTGCTACGATCCTTTCACCTTCCAGAGCCATCCGGACGTCCTGGAGAAGGACCGGCACTCCCTTTGGGGCAGGCCGGTCCACGTGTCCCCCCGTGGCCTTTCAACATCCAGCCTTCCGTCCTTCTCCCCCCACAAAAGCCAGCCCCAGCACCAGGAGCCGCCCGTCTTGGGCCGATACCAGGACGTCAGAGAGAAGATGTTTGTTAACTTGTGCTGCATCTTCCCTCCAGACCTGGTGAGGACGGTGATGGCCAGAAACCCTCACGTGACCGACGCTCAGGAGCTCGCGGCGGCGATTCTTTTGGAAAAATCGCAGCTCGGGTCCTGA